One window of the Amycolatopsis mediterranei genome contains the following:
- a CDS encoding TetR family transcriptional regulator, with the protein MSRLPERDERRPGARELARRAMRAQVSDMALDLFLEKGYEQTTIDDICAVAGISRSTFFRYFPSKEDVFASETSSAVDEILLALRQRPDDEPPWSALRQAMSPLVEHYASQTDRAHRLAALAVATPALATLQQEKHARFQALIAPELARRLGADPADSTDPRPRALIAGALGCLEAAVAAWIAGNGTQQLGLLLDRAMNSIGLDPPAS; encoded by the coding sequence GTGAGCAGGCTGCCGGAGCGGGACGAGCGTCGTCCCGGTGCACGTGAACTCGCCCGGCGCGCCATGCGGGCCCAGGTGTCCGACATGGCGCTCGATCTGTTCCTGGAGAAGGGCTACGAGCAGACCACCATCGACGACATCTGCGCGGTCGCCGGCATCTCACGGAGCACGTTCTTCCGGTACTTCCCGTCCAAGGAAGACGTCTTCGCGAGCGAGACCTCGTCCGCGGTCGACGAGATATTGCTGGCGTTGCGTCAGCGACCTGATGACGAGCCCCCGTGGTCTGCGCTCCGCCAGGCGATGAGCCCGCTCGTCGAGCACTACGCGAGCCAGACCGATCGCGCCCATCGGCTGGCCGCGCTCGCGGTGGCGACCCCCGCCCTCGCGACGCTCCAGCAGGAAAAGCACGCGAGGTTCCAGGCCCTGATCGCCCCCGAGCTCGCCCGGCGGCTCGGTGCGGACCCGGCCGACTCGACCGATCCGCGGCCACGGGCCCTCATCGCCGGCGCCCTCGGCTGTCTGGAGGCCGCCGTCGCGGCTTGGATCGCCGGCAACGGAACGCAGCAATTGGGCCTGCTGCTCGACCGCGCGATGAATTCGATCGGCCTGGACCCGCCGGCGTCGTAG
- a CDS encoding O-antigen ligase family protein, with protein sequence MTALAGQPAQKSNRRGPYREPAGRSTAPVTGIEAGSIRLTIVVTSATLCWGVFARGAFFAADRVIFTLLTLLAVLSAWSSIERRELRWWAITLLPVSSAVVISGVANDAVAGLPLVLCPIVAAAALGLTGSAAVRAVSPARLQRILVDVTAVLGLLCWIGIGWHLTPFATALNQGWRGDAGIGYANVTGVVLGIGAIVAARLAAVSRHPADFARCTLLITAMASTQSRTVLLAALVAWGVVTWRRPRTGRVLLLVAAPAAIATVGLVPSIRGGEAHPVDAVAAAVLSGLLLAMLVRWHASVRIVTTAKILVVAIAVACGVLLRERLLDIGSAAGHLTLWRNALEKAWRGGVLGQGPGEPAALSRGEAVSILAHNDAIQFITYYGIPALAAGVWLIGRLLYRGKQAPGRSALMLSPVTGAAVLLVAVAGATDFPLQIPVVPALVAFMVGVDRGRLRRSGRTECRTQPCSIPTEKRSDHDEETH encoded by the coding sequence GTGACCGCCCTGGCCGGACAGCCGGCGCAGAAAAGCAACCGGCGGGGCCCGTATCGCGAGCCGGCCGGTCGTTCGACGGCCCCCGTCACCGGCATCGAAGCGGGGTCGATCCGTCTGACGATCGTCGTGACATCGGCAACGTTGTGCTGGGGAGTGTTCGCACGAGGTGCCTTCTTCGCTGCGGATCGCGTGATCTTCACGCTCCTCACGTTGCTGGCGGTGCTGTCGGCCTGGTCGTCGATCGAGCGGCGGGAACTGCGTTGGTGGGCGATCACGCTGTTACCCGTCAGCAGCGCGGTCGTGATTTCCGGCGTGGCAAACGATGCCGTCGCCGGCCTGCCCCTGGTTCTCTGCCCGATTGTCGCGGCGGCCGCCCTCGGCTTGACTGGATCGGCTGCGGTCCGCGCGGTGTCACCGGCACGGCTGCAGCGAATCCTTGTCGATGTCACGGCGGTGCTGGGGTTGTTGTGCTGGATCGGTATCGGCTGGCACCTCACCCCCTTCGCCACTGCCCTGAACCAGGGCTGGCGCGGTGACGCCGGCATCGGCTACGCGAACGTCACCGGCGTCGTCCTCGGCATAGGCGCGATTGTCGCGGCTCGCCTCGCTGCCGTATCGCGTCACCCGGCTGATTTTGCCCGATGCACCTTGCTCATCACGGCGATGGCGTCGACCCAGTCGCGCACCGTGTTGCTGGCCGCATTGGTCGCCTGGGGTGTGGTGACCTGGCGCCGGCCGCGCACCGGCCGGGTCCTGCTGCTGGTGGCTGCGCCGGCAGCCATCGCGACGGTGGGACTGGTGCCCTCCATCCGCGGCGGTGAAGCGCATCCCGTCGATGCGGTCGCCGCGGCGGTGTTGTCCGGGCTGCTCCTGGCAATGCTGGTCCGGTGGCACGCGTCGGTCCGGATCGTCACGACCGCGAAAATCCTTGTGGTCGCCATCGCGGTCGCGTGCGGCGTTCTTCTGCGCGAACGCCTGCTGGACATTGGAAGTGCGGCGGGGCACCTGACGTTGTGGCGCAACGCGCTGGAAAAGGCCTGGCGAGGCGGAGTGCTGGGCCAGGGGCCCGGCGAACCCGCTGCGCTGAGCCGGGGAGAAGCGGTGTCCATCTTGGCACACAACGACGCCATCCAGTTCATCACGTACTACGGCATTCCGGCGCTCGCGGCGGGGGTGTGGCTGATCGGACGACTGCTGTACCGCGGCAAGCAGGCTCCCGGCCGGTCGGCCCTGATGCTCTCCCCGGTGACCGGCGCCGCCGTCCTGCTCGTCGCGGTCGCCGGTGCGACCGACTTTCCCCTGCAGATTCCCGTGGTGCCCGCTCTCGTGGCCTTCATGGTCGGCGTCGACCGCGGCCGCTTGCGGCGGTCCGGCAGGACCGAGTGCAGAACACAGCCTTGTTCGATCCCAACGGAGAAGAGGAGTGACCATGACGAAGAGACACACTGA
- a CDS encoding S1 family peptidase, with the protein MPLKTGTAPSGLRLLSCLLALVLCTGAAAKPSTVTYRLRAADGAYPFSARLTFHSQQADSRPMACSGALVAPTWVLTAGHCFRDVHGFRVSGPPPVPTSVLLGRTDVGRAGGVESEVQEVRQSLINDVALAHLATPAQGVTPVAVRDRQPAAGLRLLLAGWGATDPARSTPAGHLTLGTVAIATVTAAEVGVHGIAPSPATSACRFDSGAPYLDISYTGRPALVSIEGHGPPCPHASVETTSRVDILIPWLTAQLGADRSSLQVSP; encoded by the coding sequence ATGCCACTCAAAACGGGCACAGCTCCATCCGGTCTGCGGCTTCTGTCGTGCCTGCTGGCGCTCGTGCTCTGCACAGGCGCAGCGGCCAAGCCCAGTACGGTCACCTACCGGCTCCGCGCGGCTGACGGTGCTTATCCGTTCAGTGCTCGGCTGACTTTCCACAGCCAACAAGCCGACAGCCGCCCGATGGCGTGTTCCGGAGCGTTGGTCGCGCCGACCTGGGTGTTGACCGCCGGGCACTGCTTCCGGGATGTCCATGGGTTCCGGGTCAGCGGTCCGCCTCCGGTCCCGACGAGCGTGCTGCTCGGGCGGACAGACGTCGGGCGCGCCGGCGGCGTCGAGTCCGAGGTGCAGGAAGTCCGCCAGTCACTGATCAACGACGTGGCGCTCGCGCACCTGGCGACGCCGGCACAGGGCGTCACACCGGTTGCCGTACGGGATCGCCAGCCGGCTGCCGGGCTGCGACTGCTGCTCGCGGGATGGGGAGCCACCGACCCCGCGCGTTCGACACCTGCCGGTCATCTCACGCTCGGCACCGTCGCGATCGCGACCGTCACCGCTGCCGAAGTCGGTGTTCACGGCATTGCGCCGTCCCCGGCGACCAGCGCCTGCCGGTTCGACTCCGGCGCGCCTTATCTGGACATCTCCTACACCGGGCGACCGGCTCTGGTCTCCATCGAGGGCCACGGTCCGCCCTGTCCGCACGCCTCCGTCGAAACGACCTCCCGGGTCGACATCCTGATCCCCTGGCTGACCGCGCAACTGGGAGCGGACCGTTCATCGCTGCAGGTCTCGCCGTGA
- a CDS encoding SGNH/GDSL hydrolase family protein has protein sequence MLAAVLTLGISGFTATGQSVSTLSVGGTYVAMGDSYSSGEGVPDFLPDSKANGCHRSYQAYPRTLAGTPGFPTNLNFVACSNAVIGDAYNRQHKDQPRQLDALNPGVTAVTMTMGGNDIQFRYIMEYCVAKIACNLSPELEAATSGLIWWTGPRLERLYRDVLAKAGNAQVYVLGYPHIFSAHPAIFCSGIEAGEARWITGKEDALDNQIAQAIKRIRNPRLHYIDTSGAFQGGELCTKNHTQYVTGLVVDLQNWVYSFHPTADGQRRLADTVKSAILSGRL, from the coding sequence GTGCTCGCAGCGGTGCTGACGCTCGGGATCAGTGGCTTCACCGCGACCGGACAGTCGGTCTCGACGCTGTCGGTCGGCGGTACCTACGTCGCGATGGGCGACTCGTACTCCTCCGGCGAGGGGGTACCGGACTTCCTGCCCGACAGCAAAGCGAACGGATGTCACCGCTCGTACCAGGCCTACCCCAGAACATTGGCCGGTACCCCGGGATTCCCCACCAACCTGAACTTCGTCGCGTGCAGCAACGCGGTTATCGGGGACGCCTACAACCGGCAGCACAAAGACCAGCCTCGCCAGCTCGACGCCCTCAACCCCGGCGTGACGGCCGTGACGATGACCATGGGCGGCAATGACATCCAGTTCCGCTACATCATGGAATACTGCGTGGCAAAAATCGCCTGTAACCTCAGCCCCGAACTCGAAGCGGCCACCAGTGGTTTGATCTGGTGGACCGGCCCCCGGCTCGAGCGTCTCTACCGCGACGTGCTCGCCAAAGCGGGCAACGCCCAGGTGTATGTGCTGGGCTATCCGCACATCTTCTCAGCGCACCCGGCGATCTTCTGCTCCGGCATCGAAGCGGGCGAAGCACGTTGGATCACCGGCAAGGAAGACGCTCTCGACAACCAGATCGCCCAGGCGATCAAGCGCATCCGGAACCCGCGCCTGCACTACATCGACACCTCGGGTGCATTCCAGGGCGGCGAACTGTGCACGAAGAACCACACTCAGTACGTCACCGGGCTGGTGGTGGACCTGCAGAACTGGGTCTACAGCTTCCACCCCACCGCGGACGGGCAGCGACGACTGGCCGACACGGTCAAATCCGCGATCCTGAGCGGTCGTCTGTGA
- a CDS encoding acyl-CoA dehydrogenase family protein, producing the protein MNASQVINPHSPPVNDRLEALTADLPAEELALVSAAASLVPALSANAEAADAMGRLPDDDIAALRKEGLLRLATPRKYGGHEAGACAATAIAAEVGRGCPSASWVLTVYYTASIALWLFPDEVRDRVWDEDPDATVCGSSAGAAPARAIDGGYLLSGRWGWASGIHHASWAILSVVTEAGGTARESGFALVPTSELSVDHTWNMVGMRGTGSDTIIADDVFVPEDHVIFPSRMARQVPGASTPLSVPKPQGLMGALAAPVLGMGMGLYDHIVAKLSAGRPLVSATSSHARAIDSPGVQANIADAAMLIDSAILQAARTAHAVDRATRTGAPMSPLAIARSRMDCGFAARQIRLAADKLLDVGGAGRFAESDPAQRIWRDLGTATRHPAFVTEIDREQYARLLLPVLSAQ; encoded by the coding sequence ATGAACGCGAGCCAGGTCATCAACCCCCACTCGCCTCCCGTGAACGATCGGCTGGAGGCGCTCACCGCCGACCTGCCCGCGGAGGAACTGGCGCTCGTGTCGGCCGCGGCGTCGCTGGTGCCGGCGTTGAGCGCCAACGCGGAGGCGGCGGACGCCATGGGCAGACTGCCCGATGACGACATCGCGGCGCTGCGCAAAGAGGGTTTGCTCCGCCTCGCCACACCGCGGAAGTACGGCGGTCACGAGGCCGGCGCGTGCGCCGCGACGGCCATTGCCGCAGAAGTGGGGCGCGGCTGCCCATCGGCGTCTTGGGTGCTGACGGTGTACTACACCGCGAGCATCGCCCTCTGGCTTTTCCCGGACGAGGTCCGGGACCGCGTCTGGGACGAGGATCCGGACGCGACGGTGTGCGGTTCCTCAGCCGGCGCCGCACCGGCACGGGCAATCGACGGCGGCTACCTGCTGAGCGGCCGCTGGGGCTGGGCTTCGGGCATCCACCACGCGTCCTGGGCGATTCTCAGCGTGGTGACGGAGGCCGGAGGGACCGCCCGGGAAAGCGGCTTCGCCCTGGTTCCGACGAGCGAATTGTCGGTCGACCACACCTGGAACATGGTAGGGATGCGCGGCACGGGCAGCGACACGATCATCGCGGACGACGTGTTCGTTCCGGAGGACCACGTCATCTTCCCGTCCCGGATGGCCCGGCAGGTGCCCGGGGCTTCGACGCCGCTGAGCGTACCGAAACCGCAGGGCCTGATGGGTGCGCTGGCGGCACCGGTGCTGGGGATGGGCATGGGGCTCTACGACCACATCGTGGCGAAACTCAGCGCCGGCCGGCCGCTGGTCTCCGCGACGAGCTCGCACGCGCGGGCGATCGACTCCCCCGGCGTGCAGGCGAACATCGCCGATGCCGCCATGCTCATCGACAGTGCGATCCTGCAGGCCGCGCGCACCGCCCACGCCGTCGACCGAGCCACCCGCACGGGTGCACCAATGTCTCCTCTCGCCATCGCCCGCTCCCGGATGGACTGCGGGTTCGCCGCGCGTCAGATCCGCCTGGCGGCGGACAAACTGCTGGATGTCGGCGGGGCCGGCCGATTCGCCGAATCGGATCCGGCGCAGCGGATCTGGCGTGATCTGGGCACCGCAACCCGGCACCCGGCTTTCGTCACCGAAATCGACCGCGAACAGTACGCACGGCTGCTGCTCCCGGTTCTCTCAGCACAATAG